A genomic stretch from Panthera uncia isolate 11264 chromosome E3, Puncia_PCG_1.0, whole genome shotgun sequence includes:
- the SH2B2 gene encoding SH2B adapter protein 2 isoform X1, with protein sequence MTAHQQSSAHYLEEAAAGGCDGTGAMNGAASGPAAAAPAPVPDWRQFCELHAQAAAVDFAHKFCRFLRDNPAYDTPDAGASFSRHFAANFLDVFGEEVRRVLVAGPAPRGVAEHPEAMEPEPAGPAALKAAAYGHSRSSEDVSTQAAAKARVRKGFSLRNMSLCVVDGVRDMWHRRASPEPDASAAPRAAEPPAEPRDKWTRRLRLSRTLAAKVELVDIQREGALRFMVADDAAAGPGGTAQWQKCRLLLRRAVAGERFRLEFFVPPKASRPKVSIPLSAIIEVRTTMPLEMPEKDNTFVLKVENGAEYILETIDSLQKHSWVADIQGCVDPGDSEEDAELSCARGGCLASRVASCSCELLTDGDLPRPPETTAAVVTAPHSRARDGVGESLVHVPLETFLETLESPGGRGRDSSNTGEEGVEAEPEAEPELELSDYPWFHGTLSRVRAAQLVLAGGPRSHGLFVIRQSETRPGEYVLTFNFQGKAKHLRLSLNSHGQCHVQHLWFQSVLDMLRHFHTHPIPLESGGSADITLRSYVRAQGPPPGKAPPVGLCRQVGGGQREGVTHRWARHCQSGSEERQVLGGWKHSGPWGLGGDWQPRARSGVIPEGGRPEAALRGSLDACTGGARRRAAEGSVVSRGVVRVASTRRSVCTWDVRYPGMGDRSRET encoded by the exons CCGCAGGGGGCTGCGATGGGACGGGAGCCATGAATGGTGCCGCCtccggccccgccgccgccgcccccgccccggtcCCCGACTGGCGGCAGTTCTGTGAGCTGCACGCGCAGGCGGCCGCCGTGGACTTCGCGCACAAGTTCTGCCGCTTCCTGCGGGACAACCCGGCCTACGACACGCCCGACGCCGGCGCCTCCTTCTCGCGCCACTTCGCCGCCAACTTCCTGGACGTCTTCGGCGAGGAGGTGCGCCGCGTGCTGGTGGCCGGGCCGGCGCCTCGGGGAGTGGCCGAGCACCCCGAGGCCATGGAGCCCGAGCCGGCGGGGCCCGCGGCGCTCAAGGCGGCGGCCTATGGCCACTCGCGGAGCTCCGAGGACGTGTCGACGCAGGCGGCCGCCAAGGCCCGCGTCCGCAAGGGCTTCTCGCTGCGCAACATGAGCCTGTGCGTCGTGGACGGCGTGCGGGACATGTGGCACCGGCGCGCCTCCCCGGAGCCCGACGCTAGCGCCGCCCCGCGGGCCGCCGAGCCCCCAGCCGAGCCGCGAGACAAGTGGACACGGCGCCTGCGGCTGTCGCGGACGCTGGCGGCCAAGGTGGAGCTGGTGGACATCCAGCGCGAGGGCGCGCTGCGCTTCATGGTGGCCGACGACGCGGCCGCGGGCCCGGGCGGCACCGCCCAGTGGCAGAAGTGCCGCCTGCTCCTGCGCAGGGCCGTGGCCGGCGAGCGCTTCCGCCTGGAGTTCTTCGTGCCGCCCAAG GCCTCCAGGCCCAAGGTCAGCATCCCTCTCTCGGCCATCATCGAGGTCCGCACGACCATGCCCCTGGAGATGCCAGAGAAGGACAACACGTTTGTGCTCAAG gtagAGAATGGAGCCGAATATATCCTGGAGACCATCGACTCACTGCAGAAGCACTCGTGGGTGGCTGACATCCAGGGCTGTGTGGACCCCGG GGACAGCGAGGAAGACGCCGAGCTGTCCTGTGCCCGGGGGGGCTGTCTGGCCAGCCGAGTAGCCTCCTGCAGCTGTGAGCTTCTGACTGACG GGGACCTGCCCCGGCCCCCAGAGACAACGGCAGCCGTGGTGACAGCTCCACACAGCCGAGCTCGAGATGGCGTTGGGGAGTCCCTGGTCCACGTCCCTCTGGAGACCTTCCTGGAGACCCTGGAATCCCCGGGTGGCAGAGGCAGGGACAGCAGTAACACAG gggaggagggagtggaggcAGAGCCTGAGGCCGAGCCTGAGCTGGAACTCTCCGACTACCCCTGGTTCCACGGCACGTTGTCACGGGTCAGGGCGGCTCAGCTGGTGCTAGCGGGAGGACCCCGGAGCCACGGCCTCTTCGTGATCCGCCAGAGCGAGACTCGGCCTGGGGAGTACGTGCTGACCTTCAACTTCCAGGGCAAGGCCAAG CACCTGCGCCTGTCCTTGAACAGCCACGGGCAGTGCCACGTGCAGCACCTGTGGTTCCAGTCTGTGCTTGACATGCTGCGCCACTTCCACACCCACCCGATCCCACTGGAGTCAGGCGGCTCTGCGGATATCACCCTACGCAGCTACGTGCGGGCCCAGGGCCCCCCACCCGGTAAGGCTCCCCCAGTGGGCCTGTGTAGACAGGTGGgcggtgggcagagggagggagtcacCCACAGGTGGGCGCGGCACTGCCAGTCCGGGTCGGAGGAGCGCCAGGTCTTGGGCGGTTGGAAGCACTCTGGGccatgggggttgggaggagacTGGCAGCCCCGGGCCAGGTCCGGAGTGATTCCGGAAGGAGGTCGCCCAGAGGCGGCGCTGCGGGGGTCCCTAGACGCCTGCACGGGTGGGGCTCGGCGCCGAGCCGCTGAAGGAAGTGTCGTGTCGAGGGGGGTGGTGAGGGTGGCCAGCACGCGCAGGTCTGTGTGTACCTGGGACGTTAGGTACCCGGGGATGGGGGACCGGAGCCGGGAGACCTGA